A single Lysinibacter sp. HNR DNA region contains:
- a CDS encoding leucine-rich repeat domain-containing protein — translation MTHIAAGLITAFLLVSVIPDVSFAQEQQNSAEQQGQEEPRLSVPDAAGFGEPVMGLDWPVAQEGPAHTTDQSDVTLTIDDLDAALATDSPDEVITNIDPGLAQSVNYSLGRVGDSPVTRGDMARFSSISLYGSVVTVTSLAGMEYAINLQSLTLEDQPVTDLSPLAGLGSLWNIHLSATRVTDLAPLKSVNSLRGVMISNVSDMRELSLSSVAALSQINSLSLFGANYSSYDELGKLTGLIRLNLNHSSVEDIEFLSSLTQLESLDLSFTHPGSVASIAALTNLRTLNLSNVAAVPDDIEFVAGLEELSHLDLTNTGVIDISALKGKSSLYQVFLDDNRVSDISALQDAENLADLSLRNNNISDIDPLNDSQNLAVLHLSGNNLSDVSPLGHMTHLYWLDIADNNISTVPDLSENSQLYFMFANNNKIKDITSLFGGDSQSLDPEDNRLPNVAETGVIDTLYYLNLGGNLITDFSPLATLSALRGLDISDNPGRDLSVLAALPGLRDLNVSNLELGTLDDLPLPVGLNSLAINGNGISSLGPLVRLTTLGALYAADNSISDLRPLADIPGSYLLDLSNNLISDISVFAELMSLNDIDLAGNSISDVAVLGNMDSLYRLNLDRNSVRDLSALAEAPDYMELSALDQEIVEEAVFVPAAATSYRYDDAQPVVSLQGEHLSLATDKVGSGSGSGSGSGSGSGSGSGSGSGSGVANSAEGRGSGLNWTGIKESTTQLSATWASDDDVFSGTLIHPVTRAALSADSLINGEVGKELVIETTITDGFTVENRRVDGDVPPGLVWREDGTFSGVPTEAGAFNAVLVAADRYGNEANHSATILVSPRDSTDVENGGDNGNLAGDSADTNNPGGDHRESSKGTQLVKTGSASPLAVLLLGVVMAVAGLLTFFARRSHSRSTAQ, via the coding sequence ATGACGCATATTGCTGCCGGATTGATCACGGCTTTTTTGCTGGTGTCGGTGATTCCCGACGTGTCATTTGCACAAGAACAGCAAAACTCGGCAGAGCAGCAGGGGCAAGAAGAGCCTCGTTTGAGCGTGCCTGATGCAGCGGGTTTTGGTGAACCGGTTATGGGACTGGACTGGCCTGTTGCGCAGGAAGGCCCGGCCCACACGACTGATCAATCAGATGTAACGCTGACGATTGATGACCTAGACGCGGCGCTGGCGACGGATAGTCCCGATGAGGTTATTACCAATATTGATCCCGGTCTTGCTCAATCGGTTAACTACTCTCTGGGTCGGGTTGGTGATTCTCCGGTCACTCGGGGGGATATGGCTCGATTTTCCTCTATTTCTCTTTATGGGTCAGTGGTTACCGTCACGAGCCTTGCGGGTATGGAATACGCCATCAACCTGCAGTCCCTGACCCTTGAGGATCAGCCCGTCACCGATCTGAGTCCTCTTGCTGGGCTTGGGTCTTTGTGGAACATTCATCTTTCCGCGACACGTGTGACCGATCTTGCCCCATTGAAGAGTGTAAATTCATTGCGTGGGGTTATGATCTCAAACGTTTCAGACATGAGGGAGCTTTCCCTCAGTTCTGTTGCGGCGCTGTCACAAATCAATTCCCTCTCTCTTTTTGGGGCAAACTACTCAAGCTATGACGAGTTGGGCAAGCTGACCGGTCTGATCAGGCTCAACCTAAACCACAGTTCCGTGGAAGACATCGAGTTTCTCTCATCACTCACACAGCTGGAGAGCCTTGATCTGAGTTTTACACATCCGGGCAGTGTTGCAAGCATCGCAGCGCTCACCAACTTGAGAACACTCAATCTCTCCAATGTTGCTGCTGTGCCAGATGATATTGAGTTTGTGGCGGGTCTTGAGGAACTGAGTCATCTTGATTTAACAAATACCGGTGTTATTGATATCTCGGCCCTGAAGGGAAAATCTTCTCTCTACCAGGTCTTTCTCGATGACAACCGGGTTTCTGATATATCTGCGCTACAGGATGCAGAGAACCTAGCCGATCTGAGTCTCCGTAACAACAATATTTCCGATATTGATCCGCTGAATGATAGCCAGAATCTTGCAGTGTTGCACCTCTCTGGAAATAACCTCAGTGATGTTTCTCCCCTTGGACACATGACCCATTTGTACTGGTTGGACATCGCCGACAATAATATTTCGACTGTCCCTGATCTGAGTGAGAACAGTCAACTATATTTTATGTTCGCAAATAATAATAAAATTAAAGATATAACGTCGCTTTTTGGGGGCGACTCGCAGAGCCTTGATCCGGAAGATAATCGGTTGCCTAACGTTGCCGAGACGGGCGTGATAGATACGCTCTATTACCTCAACCTCGGGGGAAACTTAATCACCGATTTCTCACCGCTGGCAACACTCTCCGCATTGAGAGGACTTGATATCAGTGATAATCCCGGGCGAGACCTTAGTGTGCTTGCCGCCCTTCCCGGCCTGAGGGATCTCAACGTGAGTAATCTTGAATTGGGTACCCTGGATGACCTCCCGTTGCCGGTTGGTCTGAACTCGCTTGCCATCAACGGAAACGGTATTTCTTCGCTTGGTCCTCTTGTGCGACTCACCACCCTCGGAGCGCTTTACGCTGCAGACAACAGCATCAGCGACCTGAGACCGCTTGCGGACATACCCGGTTCTTATCTCCTTGACCTGAGTAATAATCTGATTAGCGATATCTCTGTTTTTGCGGAGCTTATGTCTCTTAACGATATTGACCTGGCGGGTAATTCCATTTCGGATGTGGCCGTGCTTGGAAATATGGATTCTTTATACCGGCTTAATCTTGATCGTAATTCTGTCCGTGATCTGTCTGCTCTTGCCGAGGCACCCGACTACATGGAGCTCTCGGCACTCGACCAGGAGATTGTCGAGGAGGCGGTTTTTGTGCCCGCCGCCGCAACCTCTTATCGCTATGACGATGCCCAGCCCGTTGTGTCGCTGCAGGGAGAGCATCTCAGCCTCGCAACCGATAAGGTTGGGTCTGGGTCTGGGTCTGGGTCTGGGTCTGGGTCTGGGTCTGGGTCTGGGTCTGGGTCTGGGTCTGGGTCTGGCGTCGCCAATTCTGCAGAGGGCCGGGGCAGCGGATTGAACTGGACGGGGATTAAAGAGTCAACGACTCAACTCAGTGCAACCTGGGCATCAGACGACGATGTCTTTAGCGGCACGCTTATCCACCCCGTGACTCGCGCCGCCCTCTCGGCTGACAGTCTAATAAACGGCGAGGTTGGTAAAGAGCTTGTGATTGAGACAACAATCACGGATGGTTTCACCGTGGAGAATCGCCGTGTTGATGGTGACGTTCCTCCCGGACTGGTCTGGAGAGAAGACGGTACTTTCTCTGGTGTTCCGACGGAAGCCGGTGCTTTTAATGCCGTTCTCGTTGCTGCCGATCGCTACGGTAACGAAGCGAACCATTCGGCAACGATTCTTGTTTCTCCCCGAGATAGCACCGATGTGGAAAACGGGGGCGATAACGGAAATCTCGCTGGAGATAGTGCAGACACAAACAACCCGGGTGGTGATCACCGGGAATCCTCGAAGGGAACACAACTCGTAAAAACGGGTTCTGCTAGCCCGCTGGCGGTTCTGCTCCTCGGTGTTGTGATGGCTGTTGCTGGTCTCCTCACGTTTTTTGCGCGTCGCTCTCACTCTCGATCAACGGCACAATGA
- a CDS encoding amidohydrolase family protein, with protein sequence MRKYGAVWSGNHTARSGLPDAHTHLMFMGQLLEKTPLGDAENLTEIQSRLRDARPGNPDFDRTLGYGWLFSAVPSPSISLEDALRFATLGSAYACDGETVRGCLETGKLADFIVLDTNPFERGAELLLTARIMLTVVGGSFAYELSK encoded by the coding sequence ATGAGAAAATACGGGGCAGTATGGTCAGGTAACCATACGGCTCGCAGTGGTCTCCCTGATGCTCACACCCACCTCATGTTTATGGGACAGTTGCTTGAGAAAACACCCCTGGGTGATGCCGAAAATCTGACGGAGATCCAATCGCGATTACGCGATGCTCGCCCCGGGAATCCCGATTTCGACCGCACCCTTGGTTACGGATGGCTTTTCTCGGCCGTTCCCTCGCCGAGTATTTCGCTTGAGGATGCCCTGCGCTTTGCAACCCTCGGATCCGCCTATGCCTGCGACGGGGAGACCGTGCGGGGCTGCCTAGAAACCGGAAAACTTGCCGACTTTATTGTGCTGGACACCAACCCCTTTGAGCGGGGTGCGGAGTTGCTGCTCACGGCCCGGATTATGCTAACGGTTGTGGGTGGAAGTTTTGCATACGAGCTGAGCAAATAA
- a CDS encoding metal-dependent transcriptional regulator, whose translation MAISSLTNATQDYLKVIWAATEWSEDANVSVTYVAETLGVRTSTVSDGLKKLTDQGLVVHKPYGGITLTELGRTYAVGMVRRHRIIETFLVNMMGYTWDEVHDEAEVLEHAMSDTLIERLDAALGHPERDPHGDPIPTANGLPRRQDAFLLSTAEVGQKVTVSRISDENPEMLRYFADLGLVPGTSVTINEHRPYAGVSSILIDGADTPVDLGSVALASVWVEV comes from the coding sequence GTGGCTATTTCTTCTCTCACCAACGCAACCCAGGACTACCTCAAGGTTATCTGGGCCGCTACCGAGTGGAGCGAAGATGCCAATGTCAGCGTCACCTATGTGGCAGAGACACTGGGCGTACGAACCTCCACCGTGTCAGACGGGCTCAAGAAACTCACCGACCAGGGCCTGGTCGTGCATAAGCCCTACGGCGGAATCACACTCACCGAGTTGGGCCGCACCTACGCGGTAGGAATGGTGCGACGTCACCGCATCATCGAAACCTTCCTCGTTAACATGATGGGCTACACCTGGGACGAGGTACACGACGAGGCCGAGGTGCTGGAACACGCCATGAGCGACACCCTCATCGAGAGGCTGGATGCCGCGCTGGGCCACCCGGAACGCGACCCCCACGGAGATCCCATCCCCACCGCAAACGGTCTCCCAAGGCGCCAAGACGCGTTCCTTCTGAGCACCGCCGAGGTCGGACAAAAAGTCACCGTCAGCCGTATCTCCGACGAAAACCCCGAGATGCTTCGCTACTTCGCGGATCTCGGCCTGGTTCCGGGAACCTCCGTAACCATTAACGAGCACCGCCCCTATGCGGGTGTGAGCAGCATCCTCATCGATGGAGCGGATACCCCGGTCGACCTGGGGTCGGTGGCCCTCGCCTCCGTTTGGGTCGAGGTTTAG
- a CDS encoding hotdog domain-containing protein gives MTIVNYTVRKWVKPEDLNAHGTLFGGSLLRWIDEEAAICAIFQLGNDRLVTKVVSEINFVSSAVQGDLIELNFAVVKLGRTSITLSCHVRNVFTRDDVLTISTIVFVGLDENGVPLPHGFTEVTQGTERAPVRKSRLAARSDRAE, from the coding sequence ATGACCATCGTTAATTACACGGTTCGCAAGTGGGTCAAACCCGAGGATCTGAACGCCCACGGAACCCTCTTTGGCGGAAGTCTTCTTCGTTGGATTGACGAGGAGGCCGCGATCTGCGCGATATTTCAACTGGGTAATGATCGGCTGGTCACCAAGGTTGTCTCCGAGATTAACTTTGTGAGTTCAGCCGTTCAGGGTGACCTGATAGAACTCAACTTTGCGGTGGTTAAGCTGGGACGAACCTCGATTACCCTCTCGTGCCATGTGCGCAATGTCTTTACGCGAGACGACGTGCTGACCATCTCCACCATTGTTTTTGTGGGGTTGGACGAGAACGGGGTTCCGCTTCCCCACGGGTTTACCGAGGTAACGCAGGGGACCGAGCGGGCACCGGTGAGAAAAAGCCGTCTCGCGGCGCGATCCGACCGCGCCGAATAG
- a CDS encoding HAD hydrolase-like protein has product MLEMPPSSLVANPLPLPADVVGRLHTKTKPWTTILWDLDGTITDSAPGIVKRIGDALVQVGLPRPSQEELYAMVGPPLLDTFIHTVGMSEELANKALQIQRDIALREGPDAGSSVYPGVPEMLRELHSAGIPVGLATSKGEVQAIEILEHFGLTPYFTAITGSSPDETRSAKADVVAETLRRLSAAGADISNPVMVGDRIFDVNGAAEHDIPTIIVEWGYGSAEENADAIAHVSSIDQLRPLLLP; this is encoded by the coding sequence ATGTTAGAGATGCCCCCCAGTTCGCTTGTCGCCAATCCACTGCCCCTTCCCGCAGATGTGGTGGGTCGACTGCACACAAAAACCAAGCCGTGGACAACCATCCTCTGGGATCTTGACGGCACCATCACCGACTCCGCACCCGGCATCGTGAAGCGAATCGGCGACGCTCTTGTGCAGGTGGGTCTGCCCCGCCCCTCGCAGGAAGAACTCTACGCCATGGTGGGACCACCCCTGCTCGACACCTTCATCCACACGGTGGGAATGTCGGAGGAGCTTGCCAACAAGGCTCTTCAGATTCAACGCGATATCGCGCTCCGCGAGGGGCCGGATGCCGGCTCCAGCGTCTATCCGGGAGTGCCCGAGATGCTTCGCGAACTGCACTCGGCGGGAATTCCCGTGGGATTGGCCACCTCAAAAGGCGAGGTTCAGGCCATCGAAATTCTTGAGCACTTTGGATTGACACCGTACTTCACCGCCATCACCGGTTCATCACCCGACGAGACCCGTAGCGCTAAGGCAGACGTGGTTGCAGAGACCCTGCGTCGCCTTTCCGCTGCGGGCGCGGACATCAGCAATCCCGTGATGGTGGGCGACCGAATCTTTGATGTGAACGGCGCTGCTGAACACGATATCCCCACCATTATTGTGGAGTGGGGTTACGGGTCGGCAGAGGAGAACGCGGACGCTATCGCACACGTATCGTCAATAGATCAGCTCAGGCCGCTACTCCTCCCCTAG
- a CDS encoding SseB family protein yields MAGNKNTISLHDLPEGAIPEGVTADYSNDAVRAALDALLAAPDYNTLSTFLLSLREGFLVVDASGSAQGKKSHRVRTLRSTKGQLILPIFTSMAELRLAVPTAERNTVRGIVLPATNALALIQADKFAAVQFDAGSAQFVVLRKFITRVLQEDDALSPDSLGS; encoded by the coding sequence ATGGCGGGTAACAAGAACACGATCTCTCTCCACGACCTCCCCGAGGGAGCCATCCCCGAGGGGGTCACGGCAGACTACAGCAACGATGCCGTTCGAGCCGCGCTGGATGCTCTGCTCGCCGCGCCCGACTACAACACCCTGTCAACGTTTTTGCTCTCACTCCGGGAGGGCTTTCTTGTTGTTGACGCAAGCGGTTCCGCGCAGGGCAAGAAGAGCCACCGGGTTCGCACGCTGCGCTCCACAAAGGGGCAGCTCATCCTCCCCATTTTTACCTCGATGGCCGAGCTACGCCTCGCGGTTCCCACGGCCGAGCGCAACACGGTTCGCGGCATTGTGCTGCCCGCCACAAACGCTCTGGCCCTCATTCAGGCGGACAAGTTTGCCGCCGTTCAATTTGATGCGGGTTCCGCCCAGTTTGTGGTGCTGCGCAAGTTCATCACCCGGGTGCTTCAGGAAGACGATGCTCTGAGTCCCGATTCGCTGGGTTCTTAG
- the nucS gene encoding endonuclease NucS, with protein MRVVIAKCSVDYTGRLNAHLPLATRLLMLKGDGSVLIHSDGGSYKPLNWMSPPCSVTNREVDQNQTEAGVAEIWEVVHHKTADTLTINIYEILSDHSHDLGLDPGLIKDGVEADLQKLLAEHIETLGEGYELVRREYYTAIGPVDILALDESGGHVAVELKRRGDIDGVEQLTRYLELMNRDPLLAPVQGIFAAQEIKPQARTLAEDRGIRCVVLDYDALRGLADHNTLF; from the coding sequence GTGCGAGTAGTTATTGCGAAGTGCTCTGTCGATTACACGGGTCGGCTCAACGCCCACCTGCCCCTGGCAACCCGTTTACTCATGCTCAAGGGCGACGGCAGCGTGCTGATTCACTCGGACGGTGGGTCGTATAAACCCCTCAACTGGATGAGCCCCCCGTGCAGTGTGACCAATCGCGAGGTTGACCAAAACCAGACGGAGGCCGGGGTTGCGGAGATCTGGGAGGTCGTGCATCACAAAACGGCCGACACCCTCACTATTAACATCTACGAAATCCTCAGCGATCACAGCCACGACTTAGGGCTAGACCCCGGACTCATTAAAGACGGGGTTGAGGCGGATCTGCAAAAACTACTGGCGGAACACATCGAAACGCTGGGCGAGGGTTACGAGCTAGTTCGCCGCGAGTACTACACCGCCATCGGTCCGGTTGATATCCTTGCGCTCGACGAGTCCGGGGGTCACGTTGCGGTGGAGCTTAAGCGTCGCGGAGACATTGACGGGGTAGAGCAACTCACGCGCTACCTCGAGCTGATGAATCGCGACCCGCTCCTCGCACCCGTTCAGGGGATCTTTGCCGCGCAGGAGATCAAGCCCCAGGCCCGCACGCTCGCGGAAGATCGTGGTATTCGCTGCGTTGTGCTCGACTACGATGCTCTGCGCGGCCTGGCCGATCACAACACACTGTTCTAG
- a CDS encoding MFS transporter, with protein sequence MTVGRIVGAGLLDRFGRVPVLLSSAVSAVVGLAIVIFAPGAEIALVGVVFWGLGASLGFPVGMSAAADDPKNAAATVSAVAAIGYLAFLVGPPAIGFLADHFGLLNALIAVLVLVALAGFATPAVREPKPDTGTGSRTNANNDTDTRTNANSRANTDTSSRTGTQSERVEESPITKR encoded by the coding sequence ATGACGGTGGGACGCATCGTGGGCGCGGGTCTACTCGACCGCTTCGGACGGGTTCCCGTTCTTCTCTCCTCCGCCGTCTCGGCCGTTGTCGGATTGGCAATCGTCATCTTTGCGCCGGGCGCGGAAATAGCACTCGTGGGCGTTGTCTTCTGGGGCCTCGGAGCCTCCCTCGGTTTCCCCGTGGGCATGTCGGCAGCGGCGGATGACCCCAAAAACGCCGCCGCAACCGTGAGCGCAGTAGCGGCCATCGGATACCTCGCATTCCTCGTAGGACCACCCGCAATCGGCTTCCTCGCGGACCACTTTGGCCTACTCAACGCGCTAATCGCTGTTCTCGTACTGGTAGCCCTCGCGGGCTTTGCAACCCCCGCCGTGCGTGAACCCAAACCCGACACGGGCACGGGTAGTCGCACAAACGCAAACAACGACACGGACACTCGTACAAACGCAAACAGTCGCGCCAATACGGACACGAGCAGCCGTACAGGAACCCAATCCGAAAGGGTTGAGGAATCGCCAATCACGAAACGCTAA
- a CDS encoding MFS transporter: MTPHPSASPETAELLVPPTRKHTTSTHGKNNSWRNAVFAVFALAGFSLSTWLSRIPTVRDHLDATSGEMGLVYLGISVGSIIGLLGSGYVVTLIGAKKAITWFLTIGVIGLPLAALAIGIHSIPLTIAALAFFGIGFSMTDVAMNVTGAANERAIGRTLMPIFHALFSVGTVIGIGLGALAEATQIPLLLHMVIAGAIIAALTLLIVRFLPRGDGFDTPDEQPASADQDSTGRSGWKSALGVWTKKRTLLIGLIVLGMAFVEGAANDWLPLAMIDGYDLTTPSARPPWDSSSWP, encoded by the coding sequence ATGACACCACATCCCAGCGCCTCCCCCGAAACAGCCGAGCTTCTCGTGCCACCCACCCGTAAACACACGACCAGCACACACGGCAAAAATAATTCCTGGAGAAACGCGGTCTTTGCAGTCTTTGCCCTCGCGGGATTCAGCCTGTCCACCTGGCTCAGCAGGATCCCCACGGTGCGCGACCACCTCGACGCAACCTCGGGTGAGATGGGTCTTGTCTACCTGGGAATCTCGGTGGGCTCCATCATTGGGCTCCTCGGGTCCGGCTACGTGGTCACACTCATCGGGGCGAAAAAAGCGATCACCTGGTTCCTCACCATCGGCGTTATTGGGCTTCCCCTCGCCGCTCTCGCAATAGGCATTCACAGCATCCCCCTCACCATCGCGGCACTCGCATTCTTTGGAATCGGATTCAGCATGACAGACGTTGCCATGAACGTCACCGGAGCCGCCAACGAAAGAGCAATCGGCCGCACCCTCATGCCCATCTTTCACGCTCTCTTTAGCGTGGGAACGGTCATCGGCATCGGCCTGGGAGCGCTCGCCGAGGCCACACAGATACCCCTCCTTCTTCACATGGTTATCGCCGGCGCGATCATCGCCGCCCTCACTCTCCTCATCGTGCGGTTTCTTCCTCGCGGAGACGGATTTGACACTCCGGACGAGCAGCCCGCGAGCGCCGATCAAGACTCCACCGGGCGCTCCGGTTGGAAGAGCGCCCTCGGCGTATGGACCAAAAAACGTACGCTGCTCATCGGCCTCATCGTGCTCGGCATGGCTTTTGTAGAGGGAGCCGCAAACGACTGGCTCCCCCTCGCCATGATCGACGGATACGATTTAACAACGCCTTCGGCACGGCCACCCTGGGACTCTTCCTCGTGGCCATGA
- a CDS encoding LacI family DNA-binding transcriptional regulator: MAAGSQGARVKSEPKRVTLAHVAHRAGVSTSTVSLAFGRGGPISSAMRERVIAAAAELGYAGPDPRAASLRRGRSGLIGVVLGERLGGAFRDPIRVALLDGISEAVGNAGSGLALLGDTDGGPLNISTAPVDAVIFFGCSTGLDSPLADIRRRGLPMVEMEGMSADDVYVIDSDNRGASRTGAEHLRSLGHERVAIVSLPLDQECSSFVFDAAYPLLGHSFVAEERILGVRDVYPEAGGSTSRASLVEEGRLAGKVLLGGAADSERPLDQEVRPTGVVAQSDLLALGVIRAAEELGLRVPQDVSVVGFDGILLDGLSEVELSTLVQPAQAKGRAAGEAALALIEGESVPPQSFHAVLRVGATTGPVPSS; encoded by the coding sequence ATGGCGGCTGGTAGTCAAGGCGCGCGCGTAAAAAGCGAGCCAAAACGGGTCACTCTTGCCCACGTCGCGCATCGCGCGGGGGTAAGCACCTCAACGGTTTCGCTTGCTTTTGGCCGGGGTGGGCCCATCTCTTCCGCCATGCGCGAACGCGTGATCGCGGCGGCCGCAGAACTCGGATACGCGGGTCCCGATCCGCGCGCAGCCTCCCTTCGGCGAGGGCGCAGCGGCCTCATCGGAGTTGTTTTGGGCGAGCGCCTGGGGGGCGCGTTTCGTGACCCCATCAGGGTGGCCCTGCTCGACGGTATATCGGAGGCGGTGGGTAACGCGGGTTCCGGGCTGGCTCTCCTGGGAGACACCGACGGTGGCCCACTGAACATCTCCACGGCTCCGGTTGATGCGGTCATCTTTTTTGGGTGTAGCACGGGCCTGGATAGTCCCCTCGCCGATATACGGCGGCGGGGTCTCCCCATGGTTGAGATGGAGGGGATGTCGGCCGACGACGTTTATGTAATCGACTCCGATAATCGCGGCGCATCGCGGACCGGAGCCGAGCACCTGCGCTCCCTCGGGCACGAGCGGGTGGCCATCGTGTCGTTGCCGCTCGATCAGGAGTGCTCAAGTTTTGTTTTTGATGCCGCCTATCCCCTCCTGGGTCACAGCTTTGTTGCCGAGGAGCGCATCCTCGGGGTGCGTGATGTGTATCCCGAGGCCGGGGGATCTACATCGCGTGCAAGCCTGGTCGAGGAGGGGAGGCTGGCCGGAAAGGTCCTGCTGGGAGGGGCCGCGGACTCTGAGCGTCCGCTCGACCAAGAGGTCAGGCCCACCGGGGTGGTGGCTCAGAGCGATCTGCTTGCGCTCGGTGTGATCCGGGCCGCCGAAGAGCTGGGATTGCGGGTTCCTCAGGACGTGAGCGTTGTGGGTTTCGACGGTATTTTGCTGGACGGGCTTTCGGAGGTTGAGCTCAGTACCCTGGTTCAACCGGCGCAGGCTAAGGGCCGCGCAGCGGGGGAGGCCGCCCTGGCCCTGATCGAAGGGGAGAGCGTACCCCCGCAGTCGTTCCACGCCGTGCTCCGTGTGGGAGCCACCACCGGCCCGGTGCCCTCTTCTTAG
- a CDS encoding LysR substrate-binding domain-containing protein, giving the protein MFDLRQLSALLAVSETGSIAAAARQLSWSQPTVSHHLHTLETVLGAEVVARDSTGTHLTALGSVLLPFATKISRLTRDAASAVRAAQLASVSRLRLGVFPSAGARLLPAAVRELQEFGVDIHIVEGELDTLMPSINRRELDAAIIFEGTSITQLPSGYSSVPLLVEELYLTIPADHRLAKRSRVRIAELSEENWILGITEDDPCDNALRAAASRAGYQPRRILRSDDYSVVQGYVEAGIGIGLVPELALWPRRAGVVALPIDGEHLTREISLVISDHAPKQAVAVLRAALDAQADRLRHEAG; this is encoded by the coding sequence ATGTTTGATCTTCGCCAACTATCCGCCCTCCTAGCCGTGTCCGAGACGGGCTCAATAGCCGCCGCCGCGCGCCAACTCTCATGGAGTCAACCCACCGTGAGCCACCACCTACACACCCTCGAAACCGTCCTGGGGGCCGAGGTGGTTGCGCGGGACTCTACGGGCACCCATCTCACCGCGCTCGGTTCGGTTCTTCTGCCCTTTGCCACCAAAATTTCACGACTCACCCGGGATGCCGCAAGCGCGGTTCGGGCGGCCCAGCTCGCCAGCGTCTCCCGACTACGGCTGGGGGTCTTCCCCTCTGCCGGCGCCCGGCTGCTGCCGGCGGCGGTGCGTGAGCTGCAGGAGTTTGGGGTAGACATTCACATTGTTGAGGGAGAGCTTGACACCCTGATGCCCAGCATCAATCGTCGCGAGCTAGACGCGGCCATCATCTTCGAGGGCACCTCCATCACCCAGCTCCCCAGCGGATACTCCTCCGTTCCGCTGCTGGTAGAAGAGCTTTACCTGACGATTCCCGCCGACCACCGCCTTGCCAAGAGAAGCAGGGTGCGCATCGCCGAGCTCAGCGAGGAGAACTGGATTCTGGGAATCACCGAGGACGACCCCTGCGACAACGCCCTCCGCGCTGCCGCCTCACGCGCGGGATATCAGCCGCGACGCATCCTGCGCAGCGACGATTACTCGGTGGTTCAGGGCTATGTTGAGGCGGGCATCGGGATCGGCCTGGTTCCCGAGCTAGCCCTGTGGCCCAGACGAGCGGGGGTTGTCGCTCTACCCATCGACGGCGAACACCTCACGCGGGAGATCTCTCTCGTGATCAGCGACCACGCGCCCAAGCAGGCGGTGGCCGTACTGCGGGCGGCCCTGGACGCCCAGGCCGATCGACTACGGCACGAGGCAGGTTAG